From Salinirubellus salinus, the proteins below share one genomic window:
- a CDS encoding alpha/beta fold hydrolase, producing the protein MLDWTTTDGADTNPAVVFFHPAGWTRHAWTPHAERLAHDYRVVRVDLPGHGTHPDATFTMERAVADVAAVLEAVDGAVLVGHSLGGYVAGRVAAEHGDRVEGLVLAGSAFNWRTPVGLVFSAIQYVVNYVYDAAARVPPLARRLERAPVHESQVPPAEEAPHPYLPAYASALRALVFAQSWPDVEAYDGPTLLVQGTDDPLPSHAGRLAGRARADLRWLPGDHYVPVDDPETFTAVVARFCADVYGDPAVPVEAPAERRERRLRAAVQSVR; encoded by the coding sequence ATGCTCGACTGGACGACGACCGACGGTGCAGACACGAACCCTGCCGTCGTGTTCTTCCACCCCGCCGGGTGGACGCGACACGCGTGGACCCCACACGCCGAGCGACTGGCCCACGACTACCGGGTGGTGCGCGTGGACCTGCCGGGCCACGGTACCCACCCGGACGCGACGTTCACGATGGAGCGGGCGGTGGCCGACGTCGCCGCCGTCCTCGAAGCGGTGGACGGTGCGGTCCTCGTCGGCCACTCGCTCGGCGGGTACGTCGCCGGCCGGGTCGCCGCCGAACACGGCGACCGGGTCGAGGGACTGGTGCTCGCCGGATCGGCGTTCAACTGGCGCACGCCGGTCGGACTGGTGTTCAGCGCGATCCAGTACGTCGTCAACTACGTCTACGACGCCGCCGCACGGGTGCCTCCGCTCGCCCGCCGCCTCGAGCGCGCGCCGGTCCACGAGTCGCAGGTCCCGCCGGCAGAGGAGGCCCCCCACCCCTACCTCCCGGCGTACGCGAGCGCGCTCCGGGCGCTGGTGTTCGCCCAGTCGTGGCCGGACGTCGAGGCGTACGACGGGCCGACGCTCCTCGTCCAGGGGACCGACGACCCCCTCCCGAGTCACGCCGGGCGACTCGCCGGCCGGGCCAGGGCGGACCTCCGGTGGCTGCCCGGTGACCACTACGTCCCCGTCGACGACCCCGAGACGTTCACGGCGGTGGTGGCGCGGTTCTGCGCCGACGTGTACGGTGACCCGGCCGTCCCCGTGGAGGCGCCCGCCGAACGTCGGGAGCGGCGGCTCCGGGCGGCCGTCCAGTCGGTACGGTGA
- a CDS encoding Brp/Blh family beta-carotene 15,15'-dioxygenase → MSVTHLRESVGVESTVLTASRAALAGLVVLFAGLHLAAVEVPLTAQAAVYLLGMVALNLPHGGYEHFANLRRRATTFRGTYVAGYLLLAGAFVGLFLLAPVAGLALAIGVAVLKGGGGDLHVLRATTGTSHLRSRPQRLLAVAARGGAVMAVPIVAFPNTFHTFSALMVSMVDPAGLGGVSSYFSVTRPLVAVGYAAVVLAHLGWGFRNRTGDGAWGADAAETTLLVTYFAVVPVVVAVGLYFPLWYSLRQVSRELAVEEPDLGGADLLGGPDADAGGVALRAWGVLVAGAMATAAVAVAFWTLVPSPIPGPNLRLGLVAFWSVFISVVALPHVVVGSVLDRGRGIWHVP, encoded by the coding sequence ATGAGCGTCACACACCTCAGGGAGTCGGTCGGTGTCGAGTCGACGGTGCTGACGGCGTCGCGGGCGGCGCTGGCGGGGCTGGTCGTCCTGTTCGCCGGGCTCCACCTCGCCGCCGTCGAGGTGCCGCTCACCGCGCAGGCGGCCGTCTACCTCCTCGGGATGGTCGCGCTGAACCTCCCGCACGGCGGCTACGAGCACTTCGCCAACCTCCGTCGCCGCGCGACGACGTTCAGGGGCACGTACGTCGCCGGCTACCTCCTGCTCGCGGGCGCGTTCGTCGGCCTGTTCCTCCTCGCACCCGTCGCCGGCCTCGCACTGGCCATCGGGGTGGCGGTGCTGAAAGGCGGCGGTGGCGACCTGCACGTCCTCCGGGCGACGACGGGGACCAGCCACCTCCGCTCGCGCCCCCAGCGACTGCTCGCGGTGGCGGCCCGCGGCGGCGCCGTCATGGCCGTCCCCATCGTCGCGTTCCCGAACACGTTCCACACGTTCTCCGCGCTGATGGTGAGCATGGTCGACCCGGCGGGGCTCGGCGGGGTCTCGTCGTACTTCTCGGTCACGCGGCCGCTGGTCGCCGTCGGCTACGCCGCCGTCGTCCTCGCGCACCTCGGCTGGGGGTTCCGGAACCGCACGGGGGACGGCGCGTGGGGGGCCGACGCCGCCGAGACGACCCTGCTCGTGACGTACTTCGCGGTCGTCCCCGTCGTCGTCGCCGTCGGCCTCTACTTCCCGCTCTGGTACTCGCTCCGGCAGGTGAGCCGGGAGCTCGCCGTCGAGGAACCCGACCTCGGCGGGGCGGATCTACTCGGTGGCCCCGACGCCGACGCCGGCGGCGTGGCGCTCCGGGCGTGGGGGGTGCTGGTGGCCGGTGCGATGGCGACGGCCGCCGTCGCGGTGGCGTTCTGGACCCTCGTCCCGTCCCCGATTCCCGGCCCGAACCTCCGCCTCGGCCTCGTGGCGTTCTGGAGCGTCTTCATCAGCGTGGTGGCGCTCCCACACGTCGTGGTCGGGAGCGTGCTGGACCGGGGACGGGGTATCTGGCACGTCCCGTAG